One genomic segment of Culturomica massiliensis includes these proteins:
- a CDS encoding TrmH family RNA methyltransferase codes for MLSKHVTKIIQSLEKKKFRDKYNLFKTEGGKLVSELLQSDLKIDMLLAYPQWLASHPDIQGVREIVEVNEREMHTISNFQSLPEVIALAEIPEYRYTETEIRQSLSLVLNGIQDPGNLGTILRVADWFGIRYVFCDMDCAGAFSPKCVQASMGAVFRVKTIYTNLVGLLKKFSSPEFHCYGTFLNGENIYKTELSAKGFIIMGNEGRGICPELESCIDSKLTIPSFADSTYSTESLNVGVATGIILSEFKRNN; via the coding sequence ATGCTAAGCAAACATGTAACAAAAATAATCCAAAGTCTTGAAAAAAAGAAATTCAGAGATAAATATAATCTCTTCAAGACAGAAGGTGGAAAATTGGTAAGCGAACTGCTGCAATCCGATCTGAAAATCGATATGCTGTTGGCTTATCCGCAATGGCTTGCATCACATCCGGACATACAAGGGGTACGGGAAATTGTAGAAGTAAACGAACGGGAAATGCATACCATTTCCAATTTCCAGTCATTACCGGAAGTAATAGCATTAGCCGAAATTCCGGAATACCGGTACACAGAAACCGAGATCCGGCAATCCCTTTCCCTGGTTCTAAACGGCATTCAGGACCCGGGAAATCTGGGTACGATATTACGGGTAGCCGATTGGTTCGGAATCCGGTACGTTTTTTGCGATATGGATTGCGCCGGAGCATTCAGTCCGAAATGTGTTCAAGCCAGCATGGGAGCTGTTTTCCGGGTGAAAACGATCTATACGAACCTGGTCGGTTTGCTGAAAAAATTCAGCTCCCCGGAATTCCATTGCTATGGAACCTTTCTGAACGGAGAAAATATTTATAAAACGGAATTATCAGCCAAAGGCTTTATCATTATGGGCAACGAAGGCAGAGGTATTTGTCCGGAACTCGAATCCTGCATCGACAGTAAACTGACCATTCCGAGTTTTGCTGACAGTACTTATTCGACGGAATCGCTGAATGTAGGAGTCGCTACCGGTATTATTTTATCGGAATTCAAACGGAACAACTAA